In Janibacter alkaliphilus, the following proteins share a genomic window:
- a CDS encoding ATP-binding protein, with protein MYTDDEFATLVERETNKIELKSGASGKKLQEAFVAMSNTDGGTVFIGVTDERTVIGKRLDQGTDDAIHQAAQDARDLGPYTVREVKVGDRTVVAIDVAQRIDTVSQTSDGRVLVRRGARNVALFGRELFELMSIRTQTPYERTPLPVPLSSIDSGVLRSVVDSYGWPSTAWEPHAKTRGLLTSDGHSLTVAGALVLTSPDLSLDASKFHIDIRSYTRDQGTSYVRREVVTGTLQHQVETATEYVLREIGTELVVTGSRRHDLSRIPSRVVRETVANAAAHRDYSIDAMPIVIEVRPSFVSVASPGSLPDPVTVESLREAQSARNHAVIDVLRRFGLAEDSGQGIDVMQDDMRLELLDEPVFRETRDSFIVTLRLSGQVSATERAWLAEHEHRGDLDRQDRSLLVETLRNDHINNGVARAILDIDSTEARARLRRLRDLGLLEQHGARGGAYYTLGILGPERSTQQIVLDAARDEPLTNQRVRELTGIDRGEALSLLRRLVREGRLRQEGQRRGTRYTLPTDR; from the coding sequence GTGTACACCGATGACGAGTTCGCCACGCTCGTCGAACGCGAGACGAACAAGATCGAGCTCAAGAGCGGCGCGAGTGGCAAGAAGCTTCAGGAAGCCTTCGTCGCCATGAGTAACACCGATGGCGGGACCGTCTTCATCGGGGTGACCGACGAGCGAACTGTCATCGGCAAGCGGCTCGACCAGGGGACAGACGACGCGATCCATCAAGCGGCTCAGGACGCGCGCGACCTCGGTCCGTACACCGTGCGAGAAGTCAAGGTCGGCGATCGCACGGTCGTCGCGATCGACGTGGCTCAGCGGATCGACACTGTGAGCCAGACCAGCGATGGGCGAGTGCTGGTACGGAGGGGCGCACGCAACGTCGCCTTGTTCGGTCGTGAACTGTTCGAGCTCATGTCGATCCGGACCCAAACTCCGTACGAGCGCACACCACTCCCCGTCCCACTGTCGTCGATCGACAGCGGAGTGCTCAGATCGGTGGTCGACAGCTATGGGTGGCCATCGACCGCTTGGGAACCCCATGCGAAGACACGAGGGCTGCTGACGTCGGACGGACATAGCCTCACAGTTGCCGGAGCCCTTGTCCTCACCTCACCTGATCTCAGCCTCGACGCGTCCAAGTTCCACATCGACATCCGGAGCTATACCCGGGACCAGGGCACCTCCTACGTGCGACGGGAGGTCGTGACTGGAACGTTGCAGCACCAGGTCGAGACTGCCACCGAGTACGTGCTGAGAGAGATCGGTACCGAGCTCGTCGTCACCGGATCACGCCGCCATGACCTGAGCCGGATACCAAGCCGAGTCGTGCGCGAGACAGTAGCCAACGCGGCCGCACACCGGGACTACTCGATCGACGCGATGCCGATCGTCATCGAGGTACGCCCCTCCTTCGTCAGCGTGGCCAGCCCTGGCTCCCTGCCAGACCCCGTGACGGTTGAGTCTCTCCGCGAGGCCCAGTCCGCACGCAATCACGCCGTCATCGACGTACTCCGTCGATTCGGCCTGGCTGAGGACAGCGGGCAAGGCATCGACGTCATGCAAGACGACATGCGACTCGAGCTGCTCGACGAGCCCGTGTTTCGCGAGACACGTGACTCCTTCATCGTGACCCTGCGTCTGAGCGGTCAGGTCTCTGCGACGGAGCGCGCATGGCTCGCAGAGCACGAGCACCGAGGCGACCTTGACCGCCAAGACCGTTCGCTCCTCGTCGAGACACTGCGCAACGACCACATCAACAACGGGGTGGCACGAGCCATACTCGACATCGACAGCACAGAGGCACGAGCGCGCCTCCGGCGCCTGCGTGACCTTGGGCTGCTGGAGCAGCACGGTGCGCGTGGGGGCGCCTACTACACCCTAGGAATCCTCGGCCCTGAACGCAGCACCCAGCAGATCGTCCTTGATGCAGCCAGGGATGAGCCTCTGACGAACCAGCGCGTTCGCGAGCTCACCGGCATCGACCGCGGCGAGGCTCTCTCCCTTCTGCGGAGGCTGGTCCGGGAGGGGCGACTGCGCCAAGAGGGACAGCGCCGAGGGACGCGCTACACCTTGCCTACCGATCGTTAG
- a CDS encoding response regulator transcription factor, with protein MSPATPGRGDVEAHLLVVEDEPNIRELLATSLRFAGFSVDVAADGESAMRLVHESDPELVVLDVMLPDTDGFDVARRMRAADRQQPILFLTARDSLEDKIKGLTVGGDDYVTKPFSLEEVIARIRVILRRTQTEPTSEAVLRFADLELDDEAHEVRRDGRVVDVSPTEFKLLRYLMLNPNRVLSKSQILDHVWDYDFRGEMGIVESYISYLRRKIDTEDRVPLIHTKRGFGYVLRMPPEA; from the coding sequence ATGAGCCCAGCCACGCCCGGACGAGGTGACGTCGAGGCCCACCTGCTCGTCGTCGAGGACGAGCCGAACATCCGCGAGCTCCTGGCCACCTCGCTGCGCTTCGCCGGATTCTCGGTCGACGTCGCCGCGGACGGTGAGAGCGCCATGCGCCTGGTCCACGAGAGCGACCCCGAGCTCGTCGTGCTCGACGTCATGCTCCCCGACACCGACGGCTTCGACGTCGCCCGCCGGATGCGCGCGGCCGACCGGCAGCAGCCGATCCTCTTCCTCACCGCCCGGGACTCCCTCGAGGACAAGATCAAGGGTCTGACCGTCGGCGGCGACGACTACGTCACCAAGCCCTTCTCCCTGGAGGAGGTCATCGCCCGCATCCGGGTCATCCTGCGCCGCACCCAGACCGAGCCCACCTCCGAGGCGGTGCTCCGCTTCGCCGACCTCGAGCTGGACGACGAGGCGCACGAGGTGCGCCGCGACGGCCGGGTCGTCGACGTCTCACCCACCGAGTTCAAGCTGCTGCGCTACCTCATGCTCAACCCGAACCGGGTGCTGTCGAAGTCGCAGATCCTCGACCACGTGTGGGACTACGACTTCCGCGGCGAGATGGGCATCGTCGAGTCCTACATCTCCTACCTCCGGCGCAAGATCGACACCGAGGACCGGGTCCCGCTGATCCACACCAAGCGCGGCTTCGGCTACGTGCTGCGGATGCCGCCGGAGGCCTGA
- a CDS encoding DNA repair helicase XPB: protein MTTDGALIVQSDRTLLLEVDHARAAEARRAIAPFAELERAPEHIHTYRVTPLGLWNARAAGHDAEQVVDALLSHSRYPVPQSLLVDVAETMDRYGRLTLSKDEQDRLVLTTTDQAVLAEVMRHKKIAPLLGDRLSEDRLLVHPSERGHLKQELLKVGWPAEDEAGYVDGEAHPIDLDTGDWSLRPYQQQAVDGFWDGGSGVVVLPCGAGKTLVGAGAMAAARSTTLILVTNTVSARQWREELLRRTTLTEDEIGEYSGARKEIRPVTIATYQVLTMKRKGVYPHIDLLDARDWGLIVYDEVHLLPAPIFRMTADLQARRRLGLTATLVREDGREADVFSLIGPKRFDAPWKDIEAQGYIAPADCVEVRVTPSESERMAYATADAEDRYRLASTSPVKLPVVETLVRRHADAGSDGQGEPTLVIGQYLDQLHELAERLNAPLITGETPVKERQQLFADFREGRSRLLVVSKVANFSVDLPEATVAIQVSGTFGSRQEEAQRLGRVLRPKEDGRTAHFYTVVARDTVDAEMAAHRQRFLAEQGYGYRIVDADDITREQA, encoded by the coding sequence ATGACCACCGACGGTGCCCTCATCGTCCAGTCCGACCGCACCCTCCTGCTGGAGGTCGACCACGCCCGCGCCGCCGAGGCTCGCCGGGCGATCGCCCCCTTCGCCGAGCTGGAGCGCGCCCCGGAGCACATCCACACCTACCGGGTCACCCCGCTGGGCCTGTGGAACGCGCGCGCCGCGGGCCACGACGCCGAGCAGGTCGTCGACGCCCTGCTCAGCCACAGCCGCTACCCCGTCCCGCAGTCGCTGCTGGTCGACGTCGCCGAGACGATGGATCGCTACGGGCGGCTGACCCTGAGCAAGGACGAGCAGGACCGGCTGGTGCTGACCACCACCGACCAGGCGGTGCTCGCCGAGGTGATGCGGCACAAGAAGATCGCCCCGCTGCTGGGCGACCGGCTGAGCGAGGACCGGCTGCTGGTGCACCCCTCCGAGCGTGGCCACCTCAAGCAGGAGCTGCTCAAGGTCGGCTGGCCGGCCGAGGACGAGGCCGGCTACGTCGACGGCGAGGCGCACCCGATCGACCTGGACACCGGCGACTGGTCGCTGCGGCCGTACCAGCAGCAGGCGGTCGACGGCTTCTGGGACGGCGGCTCCGGGGTGGTCGTGCTGCCCTGCGGCGCCGGCAAGACCCTGGTCGGTGCCGGGGCGATGGCCGCCGCCCGGTCGACCACCCTCATCCTCGTCACCAACACCGTCTCGGCCCGGCAGTGGCGCGAGGAGCTGCTGCGCCGGACCACCCTCACCGAGGACGAGATCGGCGAGTACTCCGGCGCCCGCAAGGAGATCCGGCCGGTCACCATCGCCACCTACCAGGTGCTGACGATGAAGCGGAAGGGCGTCTACCCGCACATCGACCTGCTCGACGCCCGCGACTGGGGCCTCATCGTCTACGACGAGGTGCACCTGCTGCCGGCGCCGATCTTCCGGATGACCGCCGACCTGCAGGCCCGCCGCCGGCTCGGGCTGACCGCCACCCTGGTCCGCGAGGACGGGCGCGAGGCCGACGTCTTCAGCCTCATCGGGCCCAAGCGCTTCGACGCCCCGTGGAAGGACATCGAGGCCCAGGGCTACATCGCCCCGGCCGACTGCGTCGAGGTGCGGGTGACCCCGAGCGAGAGCGAGCGGATGGCCTACGCCACCGCCGACGCCGAGGACCGCTACCGGCTCGCCTCGACCTCGCCGGTCAAGCTGCCGGTGGTCGAGACGCTGGTGCGTCGGCACGCCGACGCCGGCAGCGACGGGCAGGGCGAGCCCACCCTGGTCATCGGCCAGTACCTCGACCAGCTGCACGAGCTGGCCGAGCGGCTGAACGCCCCGCTGATCACCGGGGAGACCCCGGTCAAGGAGCGCCAGCAGCTCTTCGCCGACTTCCGCGAGGGCCGCTCGCGGCTGCTCGTCGTCTCCAAGGTCGCCAACTTCTCGGTGGACCTGCCCGAGGCGACGGTCGCCATCCAGGTCTCCGGCACCTTCGGCTCCCGCCAGGAGGAGGCCCAGCGCCTCGGTCGGGTGCTGCGGCCGAAGGAGGACGGGCGGACCGCCCACTTCTACACCGTCGTCGCCCGCGACACCGTGGATGCCGAGATGGCCGCCCACCGGCAGCGCTTCCTCGCCGAGCAGGGCTACGGCTACCGGATCGTCGACGCCGACGACATCACCCGCGAGCAGGCCTGA
- a CDS encoding hydroxymethylglutaryl-CoA lyase yields the protein MSRALPQRAPAVGLPESVTIYEVGPRDGLQNEQAVVPAEVKAQFVRRLLDAGLTTVETTSFVSPRWVPQLADAAEVLADLGELGRGRDRPVLVPNERGLDRALESGVQAVAIFGSATETFAQRNLGRGLAESVEMFAPVVRRSQEAGLWVRAYVSMCFGDPWEGPVPVEQVADACVSLMDLGCDQLSLGDTIGTGTPGHVEALLEALERRGIGVDRTGVHFHDTYGQALANTLTALRAGVRVVDASTGGLGGCPYAKSATGNLATEDLVWMLDGAGVRTGVDLDALVATSRWMAQQLGRPSPSRVVKALGGDVADAGDPVQ from the coding sequence ATGTCACGAGCATTGCCGCAGCGTGCACCGGCCGTCGGGCTGCCGGAGTCGGTGACGATCTACGAGGTCGGGCCCCGGGACGGCCTGCAGAACGAGCAGGCGGTCGTGCCCGCCGAGGTCAAGGCCCAGTTCGTCCGCCGGCTCCTCGACGCCGGCCTGACGACGGTGGAGACGACCTCCTTCGTCTCGCCCCGGTGGGTGCCGCAGCTCGCCGATGCCGCCGAGGTGCTCGCCGACCTCGGTGAGCTGGGACGCGGCCGCGACCGTCCGGTGCTCGTGCCGAACGAGCGCGGGCTGGACCGGGCGCTGGAGAGCGGCGTGCAGGCGGTGGCGATCTTCGGCAGCGCCACCGAGACCTTCGCGCAGCGCAACCTGGGCCGCGGCCTCGCCGAGTCGGTCGAGATGTTCGCGCCGGTGGTGCGGCGCAGCCAGGAGGCCGGGCTGTGGGTGCGCGCCTACGTCTCGATGTGCTTCGGCGACCCCTGGGAGGGGCCGGTGCCGGTCGAGCAGGTCGCCGACGCGTGCGTCTCGCTGATGGACCTCGGCTGCGACCAGCTGAGCCTCGGCGACACCATCGGGACCGGCACCCCGGGCCACGTCGAGGCGCTGCTGGAGGCGCTGGAGCGCCGGGGCATCGGCGTCGACCGGACCGGGGTGCACTTCCACGACACCTATGGCCAGGCGCTGGCCAACACCCTCACGGCGCTGCGTGCCGGGGTGCGGGTGGTGGACGCCTCCACCGGGGGGCTCGGCGGCTGCCCCTACGCCAAGAGCGCCACCGGCAACCTGGCCACCGAGGACCTTGTGTGGATGCTCGACGGCGCCGGGGTGCGTACCGGGGTCGACCTGGACGCGCTGGTGGCCACCTCGC
- a CDS encoding sensor histidine kinase, translating to MSPAHKAVVRRLESVPLTWRLVAILLTILMTALVVTSGITAYLLKRELVQSTDDQLRAVAQPLAANPRATYVDTALNTFAFDLQPTDGSPGYSINPTGEQAEPQVPALPLDSVHVRTGEPFTVESTESGTTWRFIAGQYEDGSATFAVGTPMRGVNETISRFAVIATSLGLMTLVGSGVLGWFATRRAVRPLRRIEDVASAIAAGDLSRRVPERTSHDEVASLSDSLNVMLGRIEHSFTVQEQSEVRMRQFVADASHELRTPLATVQGYAELYRQGAVTSDEDVATAMGRIEGEAGRMSGLVEDLLMLARLDDERPLEVTEVDLVVLAAEVAHDARARAPHRSVTVRGLHGELAPVLVPGDDSRLRQVLVNLIGNALMHTEDDVPVEVLVGTDPADGASAATGSAVVEVRDHGPGIEPEVADRVFERFYREDKARSRARGGSGLGLAIVAAVVAQHGGRVDVRQTDGGGATFRVELPTAGTQVGPSRP from the coding sequence ATGAGCCCGGCGCACAAGGCGGTCGTCCGCCGGCTGGAGTCGGTGCCGCTGACCTGGCGGCTGGTGGCGATCCTGCTGACCATCCTCATGACCGCGCTCGTGGTCACCTCGGGGATCACCGCCTACCTGCTCAAGCGCGAGCTGGTCCAGTCCACCGACGACCAGCTCCGCGCGGTCGCCCAGCCGCTGGCGGCCAACCCGCGGGCGACCTACGTCGACACCGCGCTGAACACCTTTGCCTTCGACCTGCAGCCCACCGACGGCTCCCCCGGCTACTCGATCAACCCCACCGGCGAGCAGGCCGAGCCGCAGGTGCCGGCCCTCCCGCTGGACTCGGTGCACGTGCGCACCGGCGAGCCCTTCACCGTCGAGTCCACCGAGAGCGGCACGACGTGGCGCTTCATCGCCGGTCAGTACGAGGACGGGTCGGCGACCTTCGCCGTGGGCACCCCGATGCGCGGCGTCAACGAGACGATCAGCCGGTTCGCGGTGATCGCCACCTCGCTGGGGCTGATGACGCTCGTCGGCAGCGGGGTGCTCGGCTGGTTCGCCACCCGGAGGGCAGTCCGCCCGCTGCGCCGGATCGAGGACGTCGCCTCGGCGATCGCCGCCGGCGACCTCAGCCGACGGGTGCCGGAGAGGACCAGCCACGACGAGGTGGCCAGCCTCAGCGACAGCCTCAACGTCATGCTCGGCCGGATCGAGCACTCCTTCACCGTGCAGGAGCAGTCCGAGGTGCGGATGCGCCAGTTCGTCGCCGACGCCAGCCACGAGCTGCGCACCCCGTTGGCCACGGTGCAGGGCTACGCCGAGCTCTACCGTCAGGGCGCGGTGACCAGCGACGAGGACGTGGCCACCGCGATGGGCCGCATCGAGGGCGAGGCGGGCCGGATGTCCGGCCTCGTCGAGGACCTGCTGATGCTCGCCCGGCTGGACGACGAGCGTCCGCTGGAGGTGACCGAGGTCGACCTCGTCGTGCTGGCCGCCGAGGTCGCCCACGACGCCCGGGCCCGCGCGCCGCACCGCTCCGTCACGGTGCGCGGGCTGCACGGCGAGCTCGCCCCGGTCCTCGTGCCGGGCGACGACTCGCGGCTGCGCCAGGTCCTGGTCAACCTCATCGGCAATGCCCTGATGCACACCGAGGACGACGTGCCGGTGGAGGTGCTCGTCGGCACCGACCCCGCCGACGGGGCGTCGGCAGCGACCGGGAGTGCCGTGGTCGAGGTGCGCGACCACGGACCGGGGATCGAGCCCGAGGTCGCCGACCGGGTCTTCGAGCGCTTCTACCGCGAGGACAAGGCGCGCTCGCGCGCCCGCGGCGGCAGCGGCCTGGGTCTGGCGATCGTGGCCGCCGTCGTCGCCCAGCACGGCGGCCGGGTCGACGTGCGCCAGACCGACGGCGGCGGCGCCACCTTCCGGGTGGAGCTGCCCACAGCCGGCACCCAGGTGGGACCGAGCCGACCCTGA
- a CDS encoding multicopper oxidase domain-containing protein — translation MGVGAPLPHSRSAGARSPFLFHSPPSPPFRDEVPRLPVLDGTDLSVAARSTQHRFHRDYDLSPALGYGDRSYLGPVIEARSGVQTSVRLRNRMGEHPFAADVDLSLHGVPEDFGSQPPTTLHLHGGVTRPRFDGHPEDFIVPGEALRNRYGNGQEAGSLWYHDHTLGTTRLNVYAGLAAPYLIRDEFDTGGEDNPLGLPAGEFEWPLVLQEKVFADGGRQSVRSVRLVPQGSWEGGAVGDRGLINGVVWPQLKVARGLYRFRICNAASLSVWNLHFSDRRRFWVIGNDLGLLDAPAPTREVRMGPAERIDILVDFSDLRAGESVELRNDEPVPLPAAAVGAKPMPLFGRFVATSERGHTGPVPTRLRGGSGRPAVLSPVARPERSRDLTLIQDLDRRFPPTMMLLNNLHYDDEDIERPVQGTVEEWNLINTTPDPHTIHLHLVHFRVIERQRFSVWRYKLANHRPPVGTRWTPSADRFAWGSPSAPKQWESGPKDTVHVDPHTITRILVRWPDRAELGFDPDQTFVPAGAEARMATTMPMSTAEDGRLGGYMWHCHMLDHEDHDMMARFRLVTG, via the coding sequence GTGGGAGTCGGGGCTCCGCTCCCGCACAGCCGCTCTGCCGGCGCCCGGTCTCCCTTCCTCTTCCACTCACCGCCCTCGCCGCCCTTCCGCGACGAGGTGCCGCGGCTGCCGGTGCTCGACGGGACCGACCTCTCGGTGGCCGCCCGCTCCACCCAGCACCGCTTCCACCGGGACTACGACCTCTCGCCGGCGCTCGGCTACGGCGACCGCTCCTACCTCGGGCCGGTCATCGAGGCCCGCTCCGGGGTGCAGACCTCGGTGCGGCTGCGCAACCGGATGGGGGAGCACCCCTTCGCCGCCGACGTCGACCTCAGCCTGCACGGGGTGCCCGAGGACTTCGGCTCACAGCCGCCGACCACGCTGCACCTGCACGGCGGCGTGACCCGGCCCCGCTTCGACGGGCACCCGGAGGACTTCATCGTCCCGGGCGAGGCGCTGCGCAACCGGTACGGCAACGGCCAGGAGGCCGGCAGCCTCTGGTACCACGACCACACGCTCGGCACGACCCGGCTCAACGTCTACGCCGGGCTGGCCGCGCCCTACCTGATCAGGGACGAGTTCGACACCGGCGGCGAGGACAACCCGCTCGGGCTGCCCGCCGGCGAGTTCGAGTGGCCGCTGGTGCTGCAGGAGAAGGTCTTCGCCGACGGCGGTCGGCAGAGCGTGCGCTCGGTGCGGCTGGTGCCGCAGGGCAGCTGGGAGGGTGGCGCGGTCGGCGACCGTGGCCTGATCAACGGGGTCGTCTGGCCGCAGCTGAAGGTGGCCCGCGGGCTGTACCGCTTCCGGATCTGCAACGCGGCCTCGCTCAGCGTGTGGAACCTGCACTTCTCCGACCGGCGACGCTTCTGGGTGATCGGCAACGACCTCGGCCTGCTCGACGCGCCGGCCCCGACCCGTGAGGTGCGGATGGGTCCGGCCGAGCGGATCGACATCCTCGTCGACTTCTCCGACCTGCGCGCCGGCGAGAGCGTCGAGCTGCGCAACGACGAGCCGGTGCCGCTGCCGGCCGCCGCGGTCGGGGCGAAGCCGATGCCGCTCTTCGGCCGGTTCGTGGCGACCAGCGAGCGGGGTCACACCGGTCCGGTGCCGACCCGGCTGCGCGGCGGCTCGGGGCGCCCGGCGGTGCTGTCCCCGGTGGCCCGGCCGGAGCGCTCGCGGGACCTGACGCTCATCCAGGACCTCGACCGGCGCTTCCCGCCGACGATGATGCTGCTGAACAACCTGCACTACGACGACGAGGACATCGAGCGTCCGGTGCAGGGCACGGTCGAGGAGTGGAACCTCATCAACACCACCCCCGACCCGCACACGATCCATCTGCACCTGGTGCACTTCCGGGTCATCGAGCGGCAGCGCTTCAGCGTGTGGCGCTACAAGCTGGCCAACCACCGCCCGCCGGTCGGCACCCGCTGGACCCCGTCGGCGGACCGCTTCGCCTGGGGCTCGCCCAGCGCGCCGAAGCAGTGGGAGAGCGGGCCCAAGGACACCGTGCACGTCGACCCGCACACGATCACCCGGATCCTCGTGCGCTGGCCGGACCGGGCCGAGCTCGGCTTCGACCCGGACCAGACCTTCGTGCCGGCCGGCGCCGAGGCCCGGATGGCGACGACCATGCCGATGTCCACCGCCGAGGACGGCCGGCTGGGCGGCTACATGTGGCACTGCCACATGCTCGACCACGAGGACCACGACATGATGGCCCGCTTCCGGCTGGTCACCGGCTGA